From a single Paraburkholderia sp. FT54 genomic region:
- a CDS encoding methyl-accepting chemotaxis protein: MERFRLKVRLWLALAVMCMGILAIGLWGAFKTRDTMIADRQAELKSVVSVAYSVLDRYNGMVAAGTLPLADAQRTAMADLRAMRYDGAGGYLVIEDAHARVLMHGVRADLEGKDMSGFTDPQGRHVFKDGSDLAQREGEGFIHLQFLKPGSNEMAPKINYVRLYKPWDWTIVTGVFTDDIDAAFYTTLIQYVGAALLLCLVVSLVIGVILRSILRQLGGEPAYAARIAARIADGDLDVVVATKAGDETSLLAAMQRMQQRLAHAIMQIRGGATLISTVSNEIAAGNADLSRRTEQQATALGETASSMEQITATVKQNADNAKQASQLAHNASETAARGGEVVGQVVETMRGISQSSHRIGDIIGVIEGIAFQTNILALNAAVEAARAGEEGRGFAVVAGEVRSLAQRSAAAAKEIKTLIEESAAQIEGGSQYVSRAGATMQEVVQAVRRVTDIMGEISAASVEQSSGIEQVNIAVASMDQTTQQNAALVEEASASADVLKAQTGQLSAAIAVFTLPEGR; encoded by the coding sequence ATGGAACGGTTTCGCCTGAAGGTGCGGCTTTGGCTCGCGCTAGCAGTCATGTGCATGGGTATTCTGGCAATCGGCCTGTGGGGCGCTTTCAAAACACGCGACACCATGATCGCCGACCGTCAGGCCGAGTTGAAGAGCGTGGTCAGCGTCGCGTACAGTGTGCTGGACCGCTATAACGGCATGGTCGCCGCGGGCACTCTGCCGCTCGCCGACGCGCAACGCACGGCGATGGCCGATCTGCGCGCAATGCGCTACGACGGTGCAGGCGGTTATCTCGTGATCGAGGACGCGCATGCCCGCGTGCTGATGCACGGCGTGCGAGCCGACCTCGAAGGCAAGGACATGAGCGGCTTCACCGACCCGCAAGGGCGCCATGTGTTCAAGGACGGCTCCGATCTGGCCCAGCGCGAAGGCGAAGGCTTCATCCACTTGCAGTTTCTGAAGCCGGGCTCCAACGAGATGGCGCCGAAGATCAACTATGTGCGGCTGTACAAGCCGTGGGACTGGACCATCGTCACCGGCGTCTTCACCGACGATATCGATGCCGCGTTTTACACGACGCTCATCCAGTATGTGGGCGCCGCGCTGCTGCTGTGTCTGGTGGTGTCGCTCGTGATCGGCGTGATCCTGCGCAGCATCTTGCGGCAACTCGGCGGCGAGCCGGCGTACGCGGCGCGGATCGCCGCGCGTATCGCCGACGGTGACCTCGACGTGGTCGTGGCGACGAAGGCCGGCGACGAAACCAGCCTGCTCGCCGCGATGCAGCGTATGCAGCAGCGTCTCGCGCACGCGATCATGCAGATTCGCGGCGGCGCGACGCTGATTTCGACCGTGTCCAACGAAATTGCCGCCGGCAATGCGGACCTGTCGCGCCGCACCGAGCAGCAGGCCACCGCGCTCGGCGAAACCGCGTCGAGCATGGAGCAGATCACCGCGACCGTGAAGCAGAACGCCGACAACGCGAAGCAGGCGAGCCAGCTGGCGCACAACGCATCGGAGACGGCGGCGCGCGGCGGCGAAGTGGTCGGCCAGGTGGTCGAGACGATGCGCGGCATTTCGCAGTCGTCGCATCGGATCGGCGACATCATCGGCGTGATCGAGGGCATCGCGTTTCAGACCAACATTCTTGCTTTGAACGCGGCGGTCGAAGCGGCGCGCGCCGGCGAGGAAGGACGCGGCTTCGCGGTGGTGGCGGGCGAAGTGCGCAGTCTCGCGCAGCGCAGCGCGGCGGCCGCGAAGGAGATCAAGACGCTGATCGAAGAGTCCGCGGCGCAGATTGAAGGCGGCTCGCAATACGTGAGCCGTGCCGGCGCAACCATGCAGGAAGTCGTGCAGGCAGTGCGCCGCGTGACGGACATCATGGGCGAGATCAGCGCGGCTTCGGTGGAGCAAAGCTCGGGCATCGAGCAGGTCAACATCGCGGTCGCGAGCATGGATCAGACGACCCAGCAGAACGCGGCGCTGGTGGAAGAAGCGAGCGCGTCAGCGGATGTGCTGAAAGCGCAGACCGGCCAGCTCAGCGCGGCGATTGCCGTGTTCACGCTGCCGGAAGGCCGCTGA
- a CDS encoding circularly permuted type 2 ATP-grasp protein, producing the protein MRCYDEMRHHDDAVRPHYARFERWLVKQGNEAIARKRAEADLLFRRVGITFAVNGDLSGTERLIPFDLIPRIIPRGEWQTLEAGLRQRVQALNLFIHDVYHDRNIVRAGIVPAEQVYTNAQYRPEMQGVNVPLGVYAHIAGVDVVRAGDEGEFYVLEDNLRVPSGVSYMLENRKMMMRLFPELFVQNRIAPVAHYPDLLLDTLRSVAPEGVDDPVVVVLTPGMYNSAYFEHTFLAQQMGVELVEGKDLFVDDNYVFMRTTQGPKRVDVIYRRVDDDFLDPLAFRNDSALGVPGLLTAYRAGRVALANAMGTGIADDKSIYPYVPEMIEFYLGEKPILNNVPTFQCRKPDDLAYTLAHLPELVVKEVHGAGGYGMLVGPASTKAEIESFRERLIARPAGYIAQPTLALSACPTFVEAGIAPRHIDLRPFVLSGKTVTMVAGGLTRVALQEGSLVVNSSQGGGTKDTWMVD; encoded by the coding sequence ATGCGATGCTATGACGAGATGCGTCATCATGACGATGCCGTGCGGCCACACTACGCGCGCTTTGAACGGTGGCTGGTGAAGCAGGGCAACGAGGCGATCGCGCGCAAGCGTGCGGAAGCCGACTTGCTGTTTCGCCGGGTCGGCATCACGTTCGCGGTGAACGGTGACCTCTCCGGCACCGAGCGGCTGATCCCATTCGACCTGATTCCGCGCATCATTCCGCGCGGTGAATGGCAGACGCTGGAGGCCGGTTTGCGCCAGCGGGTGCAGGCGCTCAATCTGTTCATCCACGACGTCTATCACGATCGCAATATTGTGCGCGCCGGTATCGTGCCCGCCGAGCAGGTCTATACCAACGCGCAATACCGGCCTGAAATGCAGGGCGTGAATGTGCCGCTCGGTGTTTACGCGCATATCGCCGGCGTCGACGTGGTGCGCGCGGGCGACGAAGGCGAGTTCTACGTGCTCGAAGACAACCTGCGGGTGCCGTCGGGCGTGTCCTATATGCTCGAAAACCGCAAGATGATGATGCGGCTTTTCCCCGAACTATTCGTGCAGAACCGCATTGCGCCGGTCGCGCATTATCCCGATCTATTGCTCGACACGCTGCGCTCGGTCGCGCCGGAAGGCGTCGACGATCCGGTCGTCGTGGTGCTCACGCCGGGCATGTACAACTCGGCATATTTCGAGCACACCTTCCTCGCGCAGCAGATGGGCGTGGAACTGGTGGAAGGCAAGGATCTGTTCGTCGACGACAACTATGTGTTCATGCGCACCACGCAGGGGCCGAAGCGCGTCGACGTGATCTACCGCCGCGTCGACGACGATTTTCTCGATCCGCTCGCCTTCCGCAACGACTCGGCGCTCGGCGTGCCGGGTCTCTTGACCGCGTATCGCGCCGGCCGCGTGGCGCTCGCGAACGCGATGGGCACCGGCATCGCCGACGACAAATCGATCTACCCGTACGTGCCGGAAATGATCGAGTTTTACCTCGGCGAGAAGCCGATCCTCAATAACGTGCCCACGTTCCAGTGCCGCAAGCCTGACGATCTGGCGTACACGCTCGCGCATCTGCCGGAGCTGGTCGTCAAGGAAGTGCATGGCGCGGGCGGCTACGGCATGCTCGTCGGACCGGCTTCGACGAAAGCCGAAATCGAATCGTTTCGTGAGCGCCTGATCGCGCGTCCGGCGGGGTACATTGCGCAGCCCACGCTGGCGCTCTCCGCGTGTCCGACATTCGTCGAAGCCGGCATCGCGCCGCGCCATATCGACTTGCGTCCGTTCGTGCTGTCCGGCAAGACGGTCACGATGGTCGCCGGTGGACTCACGCGCGTGGCGTTGCAGGAGGGGTCGCTCGTCGTCAATTCGTCGCAGGGAGGCGGGACCAAAGATACGTGGATGGTCGACTGA
- a CDS encoding YihY/virulence factor BrkB family protein, giving the protein MDIDTLSAENLQLVARKQANWAIGAFKQFAEDRCAAMAASIAFYAAFSLAPTLVMVIAVAGWFFGAEAARGELFDHIHGLLGDQAAAGVQTIVENAHHSGSAGGVAAIISFTMLAIGASATFSSLNSALNIVWPYTGPRSSSVIALVRVRLISFGLVLGVAFLLIVSLVLDTVITFIGKWLWGNSPYVVIGNLLQLGVGLLVLAFAFAGLLKFLPDARVRWRDAFVGGIVAAALFSAGKKLFALYIAHAGMASSFGAAGSLAVLLMWLYFSAAVLLLGAEFSAARGRSHDPRGGWGMQDDTPPGSRAKLASVLAASTVTADAVPHMDGRAASSDAALAPVMRDAKARALAGTASAATFLAQSRSRPSARATALKVGRTVVLAEAQATRIAAVTLVEASRKAVAADRYVRRHPWTSVLFAATAGLAAAMVARRHTHDSEH; this is encoded by the coding sequence ATGGACATCGACACGCTTTCCGCCGAGAACCTCCAACTGGTGGCCCGCAAGCAGGCCAACTGGGCCATTGGCGCCTTCAAACAGTTCGCCGAAGACCGCTGCGCGGCCATGGCCGCCAGCATCGCCTTCTACGCCGCGTTCTCGCTCGCGCCCACGCTGGTCATGGTGATCGCCGTGGCCGGCTGGTTCTTCGGCGCCGAAGCCGCGCGCGGCGAGTTGTTCGATCATATTCACGGCTTGCTGGGCGACCAAGCCGCCGCGGGCGTGCAAACCATCGTCGAAAATGCTCACCACAGCGGCAGCGCCGGCGGCGTCGCGGCGATCATTTCGTTCACGATGCTGGCAATCGGCGCGTCGGCCACCTTTTCGTCGCTCAATAGCGCACTCAATATAGTGTGGCCCTATACCGGGCCGCGCTCGTCGAGCGTGATCGCGCTGGTGCGCGTGCGGCTGATCTCGTTCGGACTGGTGCTCGGCGTCGCGTTCCTGCTGATCGTTTCGCTGGTGCTCGATACGGTCATCACCTTCATCGGCAAATGGCTGTGGGGCAACTCGCCGTATGTGGTGATCGGCAATCTGCTGCAACTCGGCGTGGGCTTGCTGGTGCTGGCGTTTGCGTTCGCCGGGCTGCTCAAGTTTCTGCCGGACGCCCGGGTGCGCTGGCGCGATGCGTTCGTGGGCGGGATCGTCGCAGCCGCGCTGTTTTCGGCAGGCAAGAAACTGTTCGCGCTTTATATCGCGCATGCCGGCATGGCCAGCTCGTTCGGCGCAGCCGGCTCGCTCGCCGTGCTGCTGATGTGGCTGTACTTCTCCGCCGCCGTGCTGCTGCTCGGCGCGGAATTTTCGGCGGCGCGCGGGCGCAGTCACGATCCGCGCGGAGGCTGGGGCATGCAGGACGATACGCCGCCCGGCAGCCGCGCCAAGCTCGCCTCGGTGCTGGCGGCATCGACGGTAACCGCGGATGCCGTGCCGCACATGGACGGACGCGCCGCGTCGAGCGACGCCGCGCTCGCACCCGTCATGCGCGACGCAAAGGCACGCGCGCTTGCCGGCACGGCGTCGGCAGCAACTTTCCTGGCGCAATCCAGAAGCAGGCCTTCGGCGCGAGCGACTGCGCTCAAGGTCGGCCGTACTGTCGTACTGGCCGAGGCGCAGGCGACTCGCATCGCCGCCGTCACGCTCGTCGAAGCGAGCCGCAAAGCCGTTGCGGCCGACCGCTACGTAAGGCGGCATCCGTGGACTTCGGTCCTGTTCGCGGCTACCGCCGGGCTGGCTGCGGCAATGGTCGCACGCCGCCATACCCACGACAGCGAGCACTAA
- a CDS encoding YbaK/EbsC family protein: protein MHSHELVQQLDVIAAEQLGAHLPAHVVEQLPTQGVTVFSVTDDASDTAAFSARYGFGLEDCANTIVIRYKKEGAEHYAALVSLGSLRLDINGAVKAALGAQRLSFAKREAAVEHSGMEFGGITAFGLPDDWRILVDAAVMERSQIVMGAGVRAAKLLLAPDVLRQWPRCEVASLTLPAE, encoded by the coding sequence ATGCACTCGCACGAACTCGTACAGCAGCTGGACGTCATTGCAGCGGAACAATTGGGCGCGCATTTGCCTGCGCACGTCGTCGAGCAGCTGCCGACGCAAGGCGTGACGGTTTTCTCCGTCACCGACGACGCATCGGATACCGCCGCATTCAGCGCGCGCTACGGCTTCGGTCTGGAAGATTGCGCGAACACGATCGTGATCCGCTACAAGAAAGAGGGCGCCGAGCATTATGCGGCGCTGGTCTCGCTGGGTTCGCTGCGGCTCGACATCAACGGCGCGGTGAAGGCGGCGCTCGGCGCGCAGCGGCTTTCGTTCGCCAAGCGCGAGGCGGCCGTGGAGCACAGCGGCATGGAGTTCGGCGGGATCACGGCCTTCGGCTTGCCGGACGACTGGCGAATTCTCGTCGATGCCGCCGTCATGGAGCGGAGCCAGATCGTCATGGGCGCGGGCGTGCGGGCCGCCAAATTGTTGCTGGCGCCCGACGTTTTGCGTCAGTGGCCGCGCTGCGAAGTCGCCTCGCTGACGCTGCCGGCGGAGTGA
- a CDS encoding HU family DNA-binding protein produces MPTSAKKVAKKAAAPVPAKKVAAKKVPAKKAVAAKKVAVKASSAPSPIKDTFTKASLAAHVAERAAVEPKTAKAVLAALEDTILGAVHKKGAGEFTLSGLLKIVVQAVPAKKKRFGKDPFSGEERWFPAKPASVRIKARPLKKLKDAAAG; encoded by the coding sequence ATGCCGACTTCCGCAAAAAAGGTGGCCAAGAAGGCTGCTGCCCCGGTACCCGCCAAGAAGGTTGCTGCAAAGAAAGTTCCTGCGAAGAAGGCCGTCGCAGCTAAGAAGGTCGCCGTGAAGGCGTCCAGCGCTCCGTCGCCGATCAAGGACACCTTCACGAAGGCCTCGCTGGCTGCACACGTCGCTGAACGCGCCGCTGTGGAACCGAAGACCGCCAAGGCTGTTCTGGCCGCGCTCGAAGACACGATCCTCGGCGCCGTGCATAAGAAGGGTGCTGGCGAATTCACGCTGTCGGGTCTTCTGAAGATCGTCGTGCAAGCTGTGCCGGCGAAGAAGAAGCGCTTCGGCAAAGACCCGTTCTCGGGCGAAGAGCGTTGGTTCCCGGCCAAGCCGGCTAGCGTGCGCATCAAGGCACGTCCGCTGAAGAAGCTGAAAGACGCTGCTGCAGGTTAA
- a CDS encoding proteasome-type protease: MTYCVAMSVDDGLVFLSDTRTNAGVDHISTARKMSVFEQPGERMLTLLGAGNLSLTQAVLHELSEPTDPSQRTLWSAPTMADAARVIGRAVRCVHQREAEALQEFGVDFNCSFILGGQIAGNRPRLFMIYAAGNFIEASAVNPYFQIGEAKYGKPIIDRVLTPSTPLDEAAKCALISMDSTLRSNLSVGLPLDLLVYQKDTLRVTRFVSIDHDNAYFEMIHRTWGERLRQVFGEIPDPDWQESPDVPLLQRERALVLHRAPVGADGIEHELDAKPAQTLAQTERGKAQRK, encoded by the coding sequence ATGACTTACTGTGTCGCGATGTCCGTCGACGACGGTCTCGTGTTCCTCTCGGACACGCGCACCAATGCGGGCGTCGATCACATCAGCACCGCGCGCAAGATGTCGGTGTTCGAGCAGCCCGGCGAGCGCATGCTCACGCTGCTGGGCGCCGGCAATCTGTCGCTGACTCAGGCGGTGCTGCACGAGTTGTCCGAGCCCACGGATCCTTCCCAACGCACGCTCTGGAGCGCGCCGACCATGGCCGACGCGGCCCGCGTGATCGGCCGCGCGGTGCGTTGCGTGCATCAGCGCGAGGCGGAGGCATTGCAGGAATTCGGCGTCGACTTCAATTGCAGCTTCATTCTGGGCGGGCAGATCGCGGGCAACCGGCCGCGCCTGTTCATGATCTACGCGGCGGGCAATTTCATCGAGGCGTCGGCGGTCAATCCGTATTTCCAGATCGGCGAGGCCAAGTACGGCAAGCCGATCATCGACCGCGTGTTGACGCCGTCCACACCGCTCGACGAAGCCGCCAAGTGCGCGCTGATTTCCATGGACTCGACGCTGCGCTCTAACCTGTCGGTCGGGCTGCCGCTCGATCTGCTGGTCTACCAGAAGGACACGCTGCGTGTCACGCGCTTCGTTTCGATCGATCACGACAACGCGTACTTCGAGATGATTCACCGGACCTGGGGCGAGCGGCTGCGTCAGGTGTTCGGCGAGATTCCCGATCCGGACTGGCAGGAATCGCCGGATGTGCCGTTGTTGCAGCGGGAGCGGGCGCTGGTTCTGCATCGCGCGCCGGTGGGCGCTGATGGCATCGAGCATGAACTCGATGCGAAGCCCGCGCAGACGTTGGCGCAAACGGAGCGGGGCAAGGCGCAGCGGAAATAA
- a CDS encoding SulP family inorganic anion transporter — protein MNTARPTHGWLTTLPGIKSNVLAGLTSSFALVPECIAFALVAHLNPLMGLYGAFFICAITALFGGRPGMISGAAGSMAVVIVALVVQHGTQYLLATVILSGILMVLFGALRLGKLIRMVPHPVMLGFVNGLAIIIAMAQLAHFKQITPQGEQWLHGSALPMMCGLVALTMAIVYLLPRLTRAAPPALVAIVGVGLFTQLLHVPARTLGDLAHIAGGLPALHMPGVPLNLDTLHVVLPYAVLMAIVGLLETLLTFNLTDEITETRGQPNRECLALGAANIASGLFGGMGGCAMIGQTMINLNSGGRSRLSGIVSGVMILMYILFLSPLIERIPLAALVGVMFVVAQQTFAWGSLRVLGKVPRNDALVIVAVTIITVFSDLAIAVLCGIVIAALNFAWQHAREIHAHVEDRAGDKIYAPRGTLFFASTTRFQELFDPAKDPERVTVDCRDLLLADHSALAALQGLVERYRKAGKELRMKNLSERNQRLLSRAGIALA, from the coding sequence ATGAACACCGCTCGTCCCACTCACGGCTGGCTCACCACGCTGCCCGGCATCAAAAGCAATGTCCTCGCCGGACTGACCTCGTCGTTCGCGCTGGTGCCGGAATGCATCGCCTTCGCGCTGGTCGCCCACCTCAATCCGTTAATGGGTCTGTACGGCGCTTTCTTCATCTGCGCCATCACGGCGTTGTTCGGCGGACGTCCCGGTATGATCTCCGGAGCGGCCGGCTCGATGGCGGTGGTCATCGTGGCGCTCGTCGTGCAGCACGGTACGCAGTATCTGCTCGCGACGGTGATCCTCAGCGGCATCCTGATGGTGCTGTTCGGCGCACTGCGGCTCGGCAAACTGATCCGCATGGTCCCGCATCCGGTGATGCTCGGTTTTGTCAACGGGCTGGCGATCATCATCGCGATGGCGCAACTCGCGCACTTCAAGCAAATTACGCCGCAAGGCGAACAATGGCTGCACGGCAGCGCGCTGCCGATGATGTGCGGACTCGTCGCGCTGACCATGGCGATCGTCTATCTGCTGCCACGGCTCACGCGCGCGGCGCCGCCCGCTTTGGTGGCGATCGTCGGCGTGGGTCTCTTCACGCAATTGCTGCATGTGCCTGCGCGCACGCTGGGCGACCTGGCGCACATCGCGGGCGGCCTCCCGGCTCTGCATATGCCGGGCGTCCCGCTGAACCTGGACACGCTGCATGTGGTGCTGCCCTACGCGGTGCTCATGGCGATCGTCGGTCTGCTGGAAACGCTGCTCACGTTCAACCTGACAGACGAAATCACCGAAACCCGCGGCCAGCCGAATCGCGAATGTCTCGCGCTCGGCGCGGCGAATATCGCCTCGGGTCTGTTCGGCGGCATGGGCGGCTGCGCCATGATCGGCCAGACCATGATCAATCTGAATTCAGGCGGCCGCTCGCGCCTGTCGGGTATCGTCAGCGGCGTGATGATCCTGATGTACATCCTGTTCCTGTCGCCGCTGATCGAGCGCATTCCGCTGGCGGCGCTGGTCGGCGTGATGTTCGTGGTGGCGCAACAGACTTTCGCGTGGGGCTCGCTGCGGGTGCTGGGCAAGGTACCGCGCAACGACGCGCTGGTGATCGTGGCGGTCACCATCATCACCGTGTTCTCCGATCTGGCGATCGCGGTGCTGTGCGGCATCGTGATCGCCGCGCTCAATTTCGCGTGGCAGCACGCTCGTGAAATTCACGCGCATGTCGAAGATCGCGCCGGCGACAAAATCTACGCCCCGCGCGGCACGCTGTTCTTCGCATCGACCACGCGTTTTCAGGAGCTTTTCGATCCGGCAAAGGATCCCGAGCGCGTCACAGTCGACTGCCGCGATCTGCTGCTGGCCGATCATTCCGCGCTTGCGGCATTGCAAGGCCTGGTCGAGCGCTATCGAAAAGCCGGCAAGGAATTACGCATGAAAAATTTGTCCGAACGCAACCAGCGCCTGCTGAGCCGCGCCGGTATTGCATTGGCATGA
- a CDS encoding transglutaminase family protein — protein MYLTIRHDTSYRYESTVHYSIQQLRLTPASGASQVVRRWSIDAPGKLDATFDAYGNVLHTLVINKPHGEIRLHVAGEVDTIPLIDGHLPDAVGPIPLEHFTCSTRLTEADAAVRELAESVPSLTSSANLIALSEQIMQRVKYNPGITEVTSTAAQALALGNGVCQDHAHLMLACCRARGIPARYVSGYIEPGEVTHGASHAWVDVWLEGKGWISIDVTHAAFASEIYCRLAVARDYEAAAPVRGRRIGGLEEQLKVSVTVSGQQSQ, from the coding sequence ATGTACCTGACGATCCGCCACGACACGTCCTATCGCTATGAATCGACTGTCCACTATTCGATCCAGCAACTGCGGCTGACGCCGGCGAGCGGTGCCTCGCAGGTCGTGCGGCGCTGGAGCATCGACGCGCCGGGCAAGCTCGATGCGACCTTCGACGCCTACGGCAACGTGCTGCACACGCTGGTCATCAACAAGCCGCATGGCGAGATTCGTCTGCATGTGGCCGGCGAAGTGGACACGATTCCCCTGATCGATGGCCATTTGCCCGACGCCGTCGGCCCGATTCCGCTCGAGCATTTCACCTGCTCGACGCGGCTGACCGAGGCCGATGCCGCCGTCCGCGAGCTGGCTGAATCGGTGCCGAGCCTGACGAGCTCCGCGAATCTGATTGCGCTGTCCGAACAGATCATGCAGCGCGTGAAGTACAACCCGGGCATCACCGAAGTCACCAGCACGGCCGCCCAGGCGCTCGCGCTCGGCAACGGTGTGTGCCAGGACCACGCGCATCTGATGCTCGCGTGCTGTCGCGCGCGCGGCATTCCGGCGCGCTACGTGAGCGGCTATATCGAACCCGGCGAGGTGACGCACGGCGCGAGCCATGCGTGGGTGGACGTGTGGCTCGAAGGCAAGGGCTGGATTTCCATCGACGTCACGCACGCCGCGTTTGCCAGCGAAATCTACTGCCGCCTCGCCGTCGCGCGAGACTATGAAGCAGCCGCTCCGGTGCGCGGCCGGCGTATCGGCGGGCTGGAAGAGCAATTGAAAGTGTCCGTTACGGTCAGCGGGCAACAGTCGCAATAG
- a CDS encoding porin yields the protein MKRIALSTLSLALLGATGVAHAQSSVTLYGLIDESIQYVHNTVDASGQNKNLVAMYAGNLQGDRFGLKGTEDLGGGLKAIFQLENGFDVNSGKLGQSGRMFGRQAFVGLTGDQWGTVTLGRQYDPLVDLVQPLTADNYFGSTFTTPGDVDNNDNSSRTNNAIKYTSPVWGGFQFEGMYALGGVAGATGSGQTWSGAATYATGPFSVAAGYFRADNGNTLASRTAAGSVGWNGSTSDGTFDNQVNGAYAAAKSIGIASVALQYVAGPFTANLRYSNAQYKPDANSGFGSTEKYNVGGAYLGYQATPAMLVGVGYIYTKASGDSSATYHQVSLGGDYNLSKRTDIYLVGAYQHASGQQRTSAGTLVDAGAAIGSYSYNSASSSQEIVSLGIRHKF from the coding sequence ATGAAACGAATCGCACTGTCTACCCTCTCGCTGGCGCTCCTCGGCGCCACTGGCGTGGCACATGCTCAAAGCAGCGTTACTCTGTACGGCTTGATCGACGAATCGATCCAGTATGTTCACAACACGGTAGATGCCTCTGGCCAGAACAAGAACCTGGTAGCCATGTACGCCGGCAACCTTCAGGGTGACCGCTTCGGCTTGAAGGGCACGGAAGATCTGGGCGGTGGCCTGAAGGCAATCTTCCAGTTGGAAAACGGCTTTGACGTGAACAGCGGCAAGCTGGGTCAAAGCGGCCGCATGTTCGGTCGTCAAGCGTTCGTGGGCCTGACGGGCGATCAATGGGGCACGGTCACGCTGGGTCGTCAGTACGATCCGCTGGTCGACCTGGTCCAGCCGCTGACGGCTGACAACTACTTCGGTTCCACGTTCACCACGCCGGGCGACGTCGACAACAACGACAACTCCTCGCGCACGAACAACGCCATCAAGTACACCTCGCCGGTGTGGGGCGGCTTCCAGTTCGAAGGCATGTACGCTCTGGGCGGCGTGGCTGGCGCAACGGGTTCGGGCCAAACGTGGTCGGGTGCTGCAACGTACGCAACGGGTCCGTTCAGCGTCGCTGCCGGTTACTTCCGCGCGGACAACGGCAACACGCTGGCTAGCCGCACGGCGGCAGGCTCGGTGGGCTGGAACGGCAGCACGTCGGACGGCACGTTCGACAACCAGGTCAACGGCGCATACGCCGCGGCCAAGTCGATCGGCATCGCTTCGGTCGCTCTGCAATATGTCGCGGGCCCGTTCACGGCTAACCTGCGTTACAGCAACGCACAGTACAAGCCGGACGCGAACTCGGGCTTCGGTTCGACCGAGAAGTACAACGTCGGCGGCGCGTACCTGGGTTACCAGGCAACGCCGGCCATGCTGGTTGGCGTAGGCTACATCTACACCAAGGCTAGCGGCGATTCGAGCGCAACGTATCACCAGGTTTCCCTGGGCGGCGACTACAACCTGTCGAAGCGCACGGACATCTACCTGGTTGGCGCTTATCAGCACGCAAGCGGCCAGCAACGCACGTCGGCCGGCACGCTGGTCGATGCAGGCGCAGCAATCGGTTCGTATAGCTACAACTCGGCTTCCAGCTCGCAAGAGATCGTCAGCCTGGGCATCCGCCACAAGTTCTAA
- a CDS encoding alpha-E domain-containing protein, producing MLSRTADHLFWMARYMERAENTARMLDINLKALLLPQTPEQEARAQRSVLRISELETAFAQRYDEPTREHVLDFMVADATNPSSIHSCLQAARENARAVRGTLTTEWWETINDTWLEFNERASSGQAASNPGALFEWVKFRSHLSRGVTIGTALQDDAFFFTQLGTFLERADNTARILDVRFADVEPNSRDAARQLEDFYYWTSILSSVSALEIYRKVYRDVVTPARVVELMILNQQMPRSLLASLEGVCVNLAMLRTSGSNQCERFAGKLRAELVYSDIRQIFEAGLHAYLTQFLARVFELGNLVARTYLMLPVA from the coding sequence ATGCTAAGCCGAACCGCCGATCACCTTTTCTGGATGGCCCGCTACATGGAGCGCGCGGAGAACACTGCCCGCATGCTCGATATCAACCTGAAGGCGCTGCTGTTGCCGCAGACGCCCGAGCAGGAAGCGCGCGCGCAACGCTCGGTGCTGCGCATCTCCGAACTCGAAACCGCCTTCGCGCAGCGCTACGACGAACCGACCCGCGAACACGTGCTCGATTTCATGGTGGCCGATGCGACCAATCCGTCGAGTATTCATTCGTGTTTGCAGGCGGCGCGCGAAAATGCCCGCGCCGTGCGCGGCACCTTGACGACCGAGTGGTGGGAAACCATCAACGATACGTGGCTCGAATTCAATGAGCGCGCTTCGTCCGGCCAGGCCGCGAGCAATCCGGGCGCGCTGTTCGAATGGGTCAAGTTCCGCTCGCACCTGTCGCGCGGCGTGACGATCGGCACCGCGTTGCAGGACGACGCGTTCTTTTTCACGCAGCTCGGCACCTTTCTCGAACGCGCCGACAACACCGCGCGGATTCTCGACGTGCGCTTTGCCGACGTCGAACCGAATTCGCGCGACGCTGCGCGCCAGCTCGAAGATTTCTACTACTGGACTTCGATTCTGAGTTCGGTCTCGGCGCTGGAAATCTATCGCAAGGTGTATCGCGACGTCGTCACGCCGGCGCGCGTGGTCGAACTGATGATCCTGAATCAGCAGATGCCGCGTTCGCTGCTGGCGTCGCTCGAAGGCGTCTGCGTGAATCTGGCGATGCTGCGCACTTCAGGCTCGAACCAGTGCGAACGGTTCGCCGGCAAGCTGCGCGCCGAACTGGTGTACTCCGACATCCGGCAGATTTTCGAAGCCGGCCTGCACGCCTATCTGACGCAGTTCCTCGCTCGCGTGTTCGAGCTGGGCAATCTGGTTGCGCGTACCTATCTAATGTTGCCAGTCGCCTGA